The DNA region TCCTGAATGATTTTGAAGAAGTAGACGGGTATGTTTTCGAGATTTATCATAATGAAATTGGGACGGATGAGATTTTAATAAAAATTGCATCCTCATCGGCAAATCATAAACTCATGCAGGCTATTAAGGACCATTTTCGTTCTAAACTGAGGGTTTCCCCAAATATTGAACTTTGTCCCAATGAAGAGATTCAGAAACTGCGAATGTCCAAACTGGGGAGGAAACCTATTAGTGTGATTGATAAAAGGGCGTAACACCTGGCTTCGACTGCGCTCAGCCAAGTGTTACTCGCATACAAATAGACAATCCTATTCCTTCTCTTCTACAGGAGTTACCCATTTTTACTTATGCTGCTCGCATTACTGGTATCTGTTTGATAATATCTATCGTCTACAAGTTATATAGACTGCAACGGTTCTACAACTGCTGTAAAAGCACATAACACGCACTACTCAAACGAACTCGCTATAGAATAGCTACGCTTAACTGAGTTAAGCAATCTCAGGTCAGAATGTTTTTTTCTAATGCTATTCGTAAGGATACACCGAGCATAGCCGATGGAGGGCTTAGGATCACGAATCCGGCTTATACTTCGCATGGGTGTAATTCCTGCATTCGGCAAGTATTTGAAGTCGCTCGAATTTACCGTTCATCAATGCTATCTTTTTAGCCCTTGACCAGCCTTTCAATTGCCTTTCGAACTTAAGAGCTTCATGTGCTTTTGGAAATTGTAAATGGTACAGCAACTTCACCGGACGTCTGCTGCTGGTGTATGCATTCTCATAAAATCCCGTTTGATGCTCTGCTAGTCTTCTGTCAACATCATTTGTAAAACCTACATAGAAACTCTTGTCGGCACATTCTAAGATGTAAACATAGTAAGGACCCATAAAATTTACTCTTTACGCGTGAGCGTAAAATGCGCGGCTGAGCGCAGCCGAAGCCACGCATTTTACTTCCCAATCAAATACAGCCCCATTTGAATTTTCCAATAGGGAACTTTCGCTTCAAAGTGTTCAAAAAATACTTTTAGCCCTTCGGCATCTTCAAGTTCGGATTGTGCTTTTTTGATTTTCGCTATTTCATCCTTAGAAATAAACTGACTTAAATCTACATCGGCACCTTCGGCATGGGCCTTTTGCAAGTGGTTGTAAATACTGCTTTCTTGTATACCACGCTGCATGGCTATATCCTCCACTGAAAAACCATCTTTCAGCATTTGAAATGAAAGTTGATGACTTGGGTTCTTCTTTGTTTTCTTTACTTTTTTATGGCTCCTGATTTCTTTAATAAATGCTTCCGCATATTTCTCTAGCTTCGCCTGGCCTACCCCTGAAACTTCCATGAATTCCGTTTCGTTTTTGGGTAGTTTTGCCTCCATATCCTTTAAACTGGCATCACTGAAAACTACATAAGCAGGTACATTTTGCTCGGCAGCGATTTGTTGTCTTAAAACCCGCAGTTTTTCAAAGAGTCCGGATGATGCCGCTTTGGCCTTACTTGTTTTCTTGACTTTTGTTTTTTCCTTTTTCTCTAAAATTGCCAATTGAATATGCTGGCCTTCAAAAAGTACTTGTTTGGCCAAAGGTGTGAGCGCAAGACGGCCACCTTCCCTAAAATTAATGGACAACACCCCCTGATTTAACAGTTGAATAATATACTGCTGCAGGTCTTGCCATGATACGTCCTTTACGGCCCCATAGGTTTTTACATGCTGATATCCTTTTTCGTAGACCTGTGCATTTTGGGCACCACGCAAAACATCCACCAACATACCCATGGCCTCTTTTTCCTTTAAACGCGCTACACCGGAACATATTTTTTGGGTGAGAACGGTAGCATCAAAATATTTTGGAGGTCGGTTACAGATATCGCAATTGCCACAATTCTCGGTCATGTGCTCCCCAAAATAATTGAGTAAAGCAATCCGGCGGCAACTAAGTGCTTCGGCAAATTGCTGCATACGCTCTAGTTTGGCATACTCCACATCGGCATTTTCACTGGTAGAAATAAATCGTCGTAACTGCGCTACATCGGCAAAACTGTAAAAAAGTAATGCTTTTGCAGGAAGACTATCCCGACCGCCACGTCCTATTTCTTGATAATACCCTTCTATATTCTTCGGCAGATTGTAATGGATAACCCAGCGCACATTACTCTTATCTATTCCCATCCCGAAAGCGATAGTCGCCACGATAATGGGTACGCGATCTGTAATAAAATCTTCCTGAACCTTGCTGCGCTCTTCGGAAGGAAGGCCGGCATGATATGATTTTGCATTAAAACCGGAAGCCAACAGCTTGTCCGCAATGGTCTGTGTACTTTTTCGGCTCAGGCAATAGATGATTCCACTTTCGTTAGGACGCTCCGCTAGAAAATCCAAAATCTGACCGATGCGATCTTGCGCAGGCCGTACTTCCAAAGAAATATTAGGACGATTGAAAGAAGCCAAGTGCCGCAACGCATGCGGAATTTGCAATTGATCTAAAATATCATCTTGCGTAGTTGTATCTGCCGTCGCCGTCAAAGCTACGATTGGAACCTCTGGAAATTGCCTTTTTAACGTCCCTAATTGGGTATAGGCAGGTCTAAAATCATGACCCCAAGAAGAAATACAATGTGCTTCGTCTATGGCAAACAGACTGATTTCTATTTTGGTAATGATATGTTGCAGCAGCGAAAGACTTTCGGGTGCTACGTATAAAAGTTTCAGCTTTCCATCAAACAGATCTGTCTCTACCTTCTGTCTTTTTTCGGCCTCTAAAGAACTATTGAAATAAGCGGCTGAAATTCCGTTGGCCGTTAGCGCATCTACTTGGTCCTTCATTAACGCGATCAAAGGGGAAATTACGATTGCCGTACCGCTCATTGCCAAGGCCGGAAGCTGAAAACAGAGCGATTTACCACCGCCCGTTGGCATAATCGCCAATACATCTTTTTGGGCTAATACGTCGTTAATGACGTTCCATTGGTTGGGCCGAAACGAATCATAACCAAAGTTTTTCTTTAAAAGGGGAAGTAGTTCTTGTTCTGTTGTAAGCGTCATGCAATGCGTATTGAGATTCTTGCTCAAAAGAGCCGTTTTAGCAAACGAAGCGGGCGGAAACTATCGTACTACAATACTTCTTTAGGCTTCGTTTGCAAAGTACGGCATATTCTATTTACCCAACATCAAAAGTTCGTTACAACGTACTTCTGTAATGTATCGTTTTTCACCCTCTTTGGTCTCATAGGAGCGGTGGGTAAGTTTTCCCTCTACGGCAACCTGCTTTCCTTTGGTCAAATAGTTTTCTACAATTTCTGCGGTCTTTCCCCAAGCCACCACGTTGTGCCATTGGGTATCATCTACACGCTCTCCCTGTGCGTTTTTATAACTCTCCGTAGTAGCTATGGAAAATTTGGCCAGTTTATTACCATTGTCCATGTTTACAATTTCTGGGTCTTGACCCAAATTACCGATTAACTGTACTTTGTTTTTTAAGGCGTTCATATTATTAATTTTTACGTTAAACAGTTCATACTATTGAACCACCATGATTCAACACTGCAAACATAGAACGAGCTCCAAATTCTATTCGGTTACAAAATAATTGTTTTCGTTTGTAAACGTTTGAAAACGATTAAATAACTGTAATTACCCTTAAAAGCCTTTATATATCAATGCTTTGAAAGATTTGTTTAAATTAGGGGTAAAATAGAAATAAACGTACCTAGGTACGTTTATCCAATTGTTAGCAAACAGTTGACACAACCAACAAACTAAATATTTAGATATGAAAAAATTCCTTTTACTATTAATATTTAGCATCTTACTTGTTGCTTGCTATACAACTTCAAATGATGGAATTGAAATTAGTGGATATGTCAAAAATTCAGAGAAGGAATATATTCATTTGAATTATCTACCACGATTGAGGGGTAATTTAAGTTTTGACAATTTTACAAGTATTGGTTCAAATATAGATTCAGAAGGCTATTTTAACTTAAATTCTGATAAGATTACAGATGGGGCCAATTATAGTCTAGAATTTAAAAACAATGGAATACAATTAATCCTCTTCCGTGGAGACAATATTCAACTTGACTTTGATGTAAACAATCCGAAAGAATCACTATTTGCCATAGGTAAAGGTGCAGGAAAAATAAATACTCTAAATCTGAAACAATTTGGATATGACAATTTTGATTTCGAAAATATTGAGAATATCAATGAATTTTCTAATCATATTGAAGATGTAATTTCGGGGCAAATAAGCTTATTAAACTATATCTATTTAAAAAAACAGAATGATAAAATAGTATTAGAATCTGATAACAAGGCTAAAATCCAAAAAATAATAGCAAATTCACCACTAACCGAAAAAGAATATAAATTTCTTTTAAATCGCATAAATTTTCAGAGATACTCGTTACAAACTAATTTTTTAAATAAAATTTCGGGACTCAAAAATTTAGATTCAATTGAAATCAATTTTAAAGATAAAGCCTTTAAACATTTCAGTAAAAAAGAATACCAAAAGTTAAATAATATTAATGATTGGCATTTAGCTAATAATTTAGAAAGTATCTTACAAATCGAATATTTAAAAAAATTAGTAGAGCAAGATAGTGTTAGAGTAACATATGGAAATTGGCAATCTTTCTTCAACAATTCTGACTATAAAAAATGGGCTAATTCTTTTTTAAAGGATAACTTAAATGGAGAAATATATAATAAATATTATGCTGATTTATCTACTTGGCTAATGACATTGGGTGCAGATTATAAAACATACTCTGATAATCTTGACCCTAATAAAAGCAATAAATACTTAAAAAAAATAAACGAATTTGAAAATCTATTAGAAAACGGATTGGACAATAAAGCTTACGCACTAAATAAGGATACATTTACTTTAGACAAATTGAAGTTCGAATCTTTATTAGAGAAGTATAAAGGTAAGCCACTATTAATCACTTTTTGGTCAGCTCAATTTGCTGGCTCATCATTAGTAAATAACCTTCCTTCAATTAAAAATTTTACAAAAGCAAACAAAGAGAAAATTAACGTAATTAATATTTGTATAGATAAAGAAGTAAACAAAAAAGTTTGGGCTGCGAGAATCATAGATAATGAATGGAAATCCAAACACTACTTTTTACCAATTGAGAAAAATGATTCTATTTTAAATAAGTTTAGTGATAAAAAAATATCTGCATTTTGTGACGGTGGAGTTACCTATGCATTCATAAACAAAAACGGAACTATTAATAATGGGATTAAATTTCCATTTCATCTTTCGACCGAAAAAATAGATAAAATGATTAAATAAAAACCGTTTGCTAACAAAGAACTGAGGTAAAAAACAAACAAATTTTTCTTTAATCTGAGACAATATTATTCTAGGCTCATAGATTCTAAAATCAGGTTCTTTGAGCTTTTTTTTATTTGATTTATCTGCTTTTATCTCAGCAATACAGATACGTAAGTTTCATCATATGGTTTGCCAGATTTTGCGATGGCAAAGGACTGTTTCAATAGTTTGTTGGCAACGGCTATCAATGCCAATTTCTTGCTCTTGCCCTTGTTCACGATTCGCTCATATACCTCTCTGCATGCCTTGTTGTGTTTACAAGCATTGAAAGAACATAGAAACAATAGGTTACGAAGCTTTCTATTACCGACCTTACTTATTCTCGCTCGACCTCTTACACTGCTCCCAGACTCTCGTATCGTTGGGGTTATACCTACATAACTACAAAGCTGCGAGGCCGTTTCGAACTTGTTGAAACCATCGGTGACCACTATTAGGAACAATGCTGTCTTTTGACCTATACCAGGTATTGACATCAATAAGGTCAATTGCTCCTGTTGGTCCTCTTTTACCAATGATAAAATCTTTGATTCGATTGCAGCTACCTCTTTATTCAGCTGCTTCCTGTTCCGTATCAAGGAACGATAAACAAACTTTGAGGGTATACCTAAAACTACCTCCCCATGTATCTTGTTCTTGGTCGCCGTTCGTTGTTTTAAATAGTTATCCAATAACCGGAACAACTGTAAACATTCACTCTGAACATCTGTCAAGGCATTATAAATAGACACTTCGTTGACCAGGGCATATTCACATATAGCCTTCGCATCGCTCTTGTCCGTTTTCACCTTGGCAAGTCTCATTTGAATGAAACGTTTGATCGACAATGGATTTACTACCGAAACGATTACGTCGTTCTTGTAAAGAAACTGTGCAAGTCTATAATGATAATATCCGGTAGCTTCCATAACGACCAATGAACCTTTGGGTAATTCCTTAAGGTATTTCTTGAATCCAGTTTCATCGTTCTTATACTGCTCGTGACCCTTCCTACTTCCATATACATCAAAGACATCTTTACTGATGTCGACTCCAAAAGTTTCTTTATATTTATTCATAAGAAATGTTTTATGAAAGAACCGGCTACTTCTGCCCACAACAACTTGAAAACGAGATCTAAGGTCTCACAGAACTGAACGTGGTTTAAGTAGTAAAAGAGAGAGGATTATCAATGTTGTCGAAGTTTAAAGCTTCACTGTATAACATAACCTTAATTCTCTCTTTTGTTCTTTCTGGTTACAACAACAATTTACTGAGAATCAAACTTAAGATGTATAAAAAAAATAGGGCGAATATGCTTAAACAAAGGCTTGGGCGTGTTTTCAAAGTCGCCAAATCTTTTGATTTGACTTTTATAAAAATAAGTTAAAAATAAAGTGCAAAAGATCTAGCTTGTGGCTAAGCGGAAAGAACATCGCTTACCACCTGCCCTACTTTTCTTATACGCACCGTTGTGCCCATTAAGACAAATGTGGCATTCCTTTTCCAGTTTCGACAAAACTTTTGAGACTTTGCGTAACAAACCTTTCCCAAGCAGGACAACATATTTCGTAACAATTTAATTCTGGAACAAGTCCATTATGGGTAAAATTTAGAATGGTTTCATTATGACTTTTCTTTTTCAATTTCCATTCAACGTTGGTTCCAATCCATTCCTTTTCAATTCCATCGAAACCAGAATGAATATGCTTTGCATCAATACATTGCCAAACAATTTTTGAGTTAGGGTTAAATTCTAAAATTTTAAATTTCCAGAATGTTTTATCAAAACTTGTCGTAAACTCATCATTTAATTTTGATACGGTAGCATTGGTACTACCCCACCATGCTTGAACTGATTGTGTTATTGCGTTAAATATAATTTCTGAATTTGCTTTAATTGAAACACTTATTGTATAAGACATAGTTTTAATTTTAATTAGCACTTGCATTTTACAAGTACAAACATACAAAAGAACTTTTATTATGCAAGTACTTATCGTAACTTTGAAAAATGGAGGAACAAAAAAGAAGGTCAGATTGCCCGATAACATTATCTCTCGACATTTTTGGAGATAAGTGGACGCTCTTAATTCTTCGTGATTTTATTTTTTTTGACAATCGCCATTTCAACCAATTGGTGAATATTGAGCGTATATCAACAAATATTCTAACAGATAGGCTTAATAGACTTTTGGCAAACGGAATTATCAAGAAGGAAGTAGATTTAAATAATAGGTCTGCCTATTTATATTCCTTGACAAAAAAAGGTCTTGACCTTGTTCCAATCGTTATGGACATATATCGATGGGGCGCTAATTATACGGAAAAGAATAATGCGGAAAAGGAATTCAAAAAGAAGATAGATTCTGATTATGATAAAACGGTTGAGGAAATAAAAAACAGATTAATAACTACCCACAACATTGGTAACCGTTGAACAAGCCGTTGATTCTCCACGGACCGTATTCATATAAGCTCCTTTCAGGGGCTTTTTTTTACCTCGGGTCAGAATCGAGGCACGAAATTTCGATGTTTTATCCAAGTCCCGAACAAGTATTGAAGGGCACTTTTTACCACCGTTGTGGAAGCAAGCTCTTTCGCCCTACTTTTTGAGCATTTTTGTTGGAATTTCAGGTACTTCTTCAGGTTATAGGCAATGCGGGCTTAGGTTTTAAATCCAAGTTCTGTGTATATTTATAAGGTCGCTAAATCTTATTGATTTAGCTTTAAAATAGGAAAAATAAATCCAAACAATAAGCTTTAGCTTCGTGCGCAGACGGAAACCAAAAGTTTCCTTGCCTGACCTACTTGCCATAGCCCAACCCTTGTAGCCAATAACACCAACCATATGAAAAAATCAATAATTATTCTGACAACAATTATTTTATTTGTGCTTCCACAAATAGTTATCTCTCAAAGCAACTCATTTGTACCTGCGGATTTTAAAATCCCTGATACACTTGAGAATCAACAATTCAGAATTAGAATGCTGACAGTTAATGACGTTGTAAAAGATTATGACGCGGTTATGACAAGTCTTAGCCATTTACAAGAAATGTTCCTTCCAGTATGGAACTGGCCAACAGAGGATTTATCGTTTGAACAGGATTTGATTGATTTGGGATGGCATCAAAAAGAGTCCCAAATGCGAAGTTCGTTTGCGTATACTGTTGTAAGCCTTGATGAAAGTCAAGTGCTTGGCTGCTTATATATTGAACCTTCTAAAAAGGCTGCTTTTGATGCTGAAATTTATATGTGGGTACGACAAAGTGAGGTTGCAAACGGACTTGACTCAATTCTGTTTAGCACAGTAAAGAAATGGATTGACAACGAATGGACTTTTAAGAATCCTGCATATCCCATTAGGGAAATAAGTTTGGAGAAATGGATGTCAATGAAATAAATAATTACTGGCTAAAACAATGTATATAGCAAATAGGGCGTTCGGTGGGTTATGAAAGTTCAGTGCTATTTACCAACACCGCCAAATCGTTGATTTGGCTTTTAAAATGAATAAGAAAAAAACAAAATACACCGCTTTGGCTCAGTGGAAACTCGAAAGTTTATAGCTTTCTACTGCCCTACTTGCCATAAAATCAACGTTGGCGGTAATTAAAGCAATGCATTAAAAACTGAAATTTGAAAATAAGTACATTAGAATACAAGCAGAGAATAGACTCAATTAAAGAAAGATTAAAGAATGACAAAGTTGACACCTTAATCATTTCTGAAGAGGAAGATATTTACTATTTAACTGGATTAACTTACAAAAGTCTTGAAAGATTATTTCTACTAATAATTACAGCAAGCGAAATCAGTTTTATTGTTCCAAAAATGGAACTTGCTCATTTAAAAAAAGTGGATAATGTCGATAAAATAAAAAGTTATTGGGAATATCCTGCTCAAAAACCAGAACGTTGGAAGGATGTACTTCTTGAAATAGTTAAAAACAGTAAACTCATAGGAGTTGGGGCTAAAACACCTTTTGAGATTTCAACTTTTTTGAATTCGGTTAATCTTAATGTTGTAGAAAATTCAATATTGGAAGAACATAGATGGATAAAAAGTAATACAGAAATTGAGTTAATAAAACAAGCATCGAGATATTGTGATATTAGTATTGAGAAATTAAATAAGAATGCCTATTTCGGAATGTCGGAACTTGAAGTTTTTTCAATTGGACGTTCTATTCAACAAAAAGTAATCAAAGAAACACCTTTTGACTATTTAGCCACAAATATTTTAGTTGCAGCTTGGCCTAGTAGAATTTCTTATCAGCCTCACGGTATACCAAAAGTGTCAGATTTATTAGTTGAAGGCTCACATATTAGCTTAGCTTTTTTAAGAGTAAATGGATATTCGGCTGAATTGGAAAGAACATTTTTTACAAGTAAACCAACCAAAGAACAGGAAGAAGCATTTGAATTAATGTTGGAAGCAAGGCGAAGAAGTTATGCTGTATTAAAATCTGGTGTTATTGCAGAAGATGTAGATTTAGCTGCGAAACAATTTTTAATTGACCAAGATTTAAAAGAAAACTTAATGCATAGAACAGGTCATGGAATAGGTTTAGGAAATCACGAAGGTCCTTATTTAGCCGAGGGAGACAAGACAGTTCTAAAAGAAAATATGGTTGTTAGTATTGAACCAGGAATTTATATCGAAGGCGTTGGAGGTTTTAGACATTCTGACACCGTATTAATAACAAAAAACGGTTATCAGATATTAACGGACTGTCCTGATGATATAAAAAGTTTAACTTTTACAAACTCAAAACCATTGCAAAAGTTAAAGGGAAATTTTATCAAGAAAATGTTCGGAATATAAATAACTACCGCCAACACGGTGTATAAAACATAGCTGATAAGTTGAAAACCGAAAGATTTTTGCTTATTTACTAAGACCGCCAAATTTTTAATTTGGCTTTTAGAATAGAAAAAATAAATCCAAACAATAAGCTTTAGCTTCGTGCGTAGACGGAAACCAAAAATTTCCTTGCCTGCGCACGAAGCTTAGCTGAGACTTTACAAAACATTGCTGATGAAAATTCTGACTTTACTATTTAGTTTATCATTAACCATTGGTTATTCACAAAAACTATATGATTTTGATTATATAATGGAATATGATGCAACATTATTCTACAAAAAACCAGTTAAAATTAAGAATGAACAGTACAGAGTTTCTGAACAAAGTATGACAAGGTATTGCTTAATAAATTCACAACAGAATGAATATTTTGCTGTTATTTTTGAGAAAGATAGTTTAAATTATCAACTCAATTTTGATGACCACAAAAGAAAAGTCCATGCAAATGCTGTAACCTTAAAATCAGATTTAAATAATGCTGATTTGATTGATATGAATTGTAGATATGTTTTAGGCTCAGCAAATCTTTTAAAAAGTGAAGATTATGATTTTATTAAATTAAAAGATACATTACTTAAGAATGAATCATTTTTTCATTACAAGTACAGTTTAAGGAATAAAAAGAAAGCAAAAAGAAAAAAAACTGGAACTTATTACTTTATTATTAATAAATCATCAAATTTTAATTTGCCTCTTTTTACACAACTTAGCGTATTTGAACAATGGATATTAAATAAAAAAACACCTATAGGATTAATAAAAGAAAAATATTATATCGATTATTACGGAAAATTAAGATATACTGAAAAACTTATTAATTTTATAAAAACGGATAAGAAAATTTATATACCAAAAAGCTGTCCTTTAACAGAAATAACTATTGAGTAATCAAAACGTTTTGTAACACCGGTAACCGTTGTACAAGCCGTTGATTCTCCACGGATCGTATTCATACAAACTCCTTTCAGGGGCTTTTTTTTACCTCGGGTCAGAATCGAGGCACGAAATTTCGATGTTTTATCGAAGTCCCGAAAAAGTATTGAAGGGCACTTTTTACCACCGTTGTGGAAGCAAGCTCTTTCGCCCCACTTTTTGAGTATTTTTGTTGGAATTTCAGGTACTTCTTCAGGTTATAGGCAATGCGGGCTTAGGTTTAATTAGAAGGTTATTGTCTATTTGGTTTATCGCCAAAGATTTAAATTTAGTATTTTAGAAAATATCAAAACAAAACATAAACTTTGGCTAAGTGCTGGCTCGAAAACCAATGATTTTCTGCTCCCGCATTACGGATAGCTAAACGTTGTGTGCAAGCTGAAAAAAATGAAATCGATAACTAAAATATTAACCATAGTTCTGTTAATTGGTCTTTACAGTTGTGAATTTAAAAATGACCGAAAAGAATATGCTGAAATGCTAATTGAAAAAGTAGAGAAGTTTAAGAAGATAAATAACCGATTGCCAAAAGACGTAACTGAACTTGGATTAACTGAAAAAATGAATAGTCCCGCATTTTATCAAATGGAAACTGACTCAACTTATATGGTTTGGTATGGATTGAGCGTTGGAGAATCTAAAGTTTTCAGGTCGTCAACAAAAAAATGGACTGAAGAAGGATGATTTCAATTTTATTATTAATTCCTTGGATAATATTTGGATTTAAAAGCCCAAATCGGAATTTGATTGGTCTTAATCAAACGAAAAAATCCTTGCTTTTACTTTTAGGAATTGAAACTATATTTTTTCTAATTCTTTATCTGACTTTACCTGAACCGACTTCAAAAGTTGCAGGACTTCAAAGCTTTTTGTGGAATTATTTTATGTTGTACTACGCAAAAGGAATTGTACCTACTTGGCTGATTGGAGAATCAATCAATGGAAATTTAGGAGACAAAATTGACTTAAATTATCAATGGATATATTTAATTGTAAGTTTAATAGTTGACTATCTAATTTTATTAATCATTAGTCCGAATTTTAAGAGATTATGGAATATAAAGCCAGCACATAGCTGCACATAGAAAATGGCGAGATTTGTGCTGAAACGAAAATTTTGGTTTTTTTAGTAACCTAAAGTTTAACCGAAAAGATTGCACATTTTAAGTCGCCACTTTCGTTATGCGCGAGACGTTGGCGGTAATGTAAAATGACGAACCAAATCGAATTCAAAATATTTACAAAAAACAATGGTTTTCAGTTAACGGTAAATGTCATTGTTTACTCGCTTCTGTTTGGTTCTATTGGAATCGCATATTTCGCGTACAAGTACCTTGATGAAAGTGCCATTGAAAGAATTGGACAAGCAGGTGGGATTTTAGGCTGCATGTTGATGATTTACTTTAAAATGACACAGTCGTTTACAAGGAAATCACTTAATGGAAATTTAAATAAAAGGTTAGTTTTCAAAACCTCAGAAATAATAGTTGATGAGACTAAAATTGAATTAATCAATATTAAAAAAATAGAGTTTGTTGTTGAAGACTATTTTGACAAATGGGAATATCAAAGCCGAGGGGACTTTAACTTGGATGTTGTCTAAAGGGATTTCTTGGGAAGAAACAGATTTAAGTACATAAAAAATAGGCTTAAGATTTGCACTAAGTAAGCAATATCATGAGTATCTTATCCAATATGAAAACCTACCAACATATTGTAGACTTGCTAAAAGATTTGGGTGTAAAGAGTGAATCTATACACCCAGGTTTTCATATTTTTAAATTTAATGAGACCAGCCAAATTGCCGCTGATGCACTTCATCCACATTTAAAAACATTTTTTACTATAGATTTTTATGCAGATAACCTATCTAAACGGCAAATAGGAACCACAAAGGTTGAAGACTTAACCAATTCAATAGCTTTTAATTCGCCTTTACAATTATTTTCTGTTCACACCTCCAATGGTATACCAGGGGAAGAAGGTTATTCCTTGCTTTTTGGGGCTGATTTCTTTGAGCCTAAAAAACATCAATACGAAATTCAGCACGAGTTTCCTTATTTTAAATTGAACTCTAATCCGGCTTATAAATTATCACAGCTAGATTTACCTTTAATTAAAAACCTGTTTGATACCATTTATGAAGAATTTAAAAAGGACGATTCCCATAAAGTAGAAATAGTACGCTCTTACTTGCTGGTACTTTTGCTTCAAATAAAACGTGTGGTTGGTAATGCTACAGAAGTGGTGCAACTAAAACGCTACCAAGAAATTACAGCCAATTTTGAAGAATTAATCCTTAAAGAAACTTCAAAATATAAAACCATTGCAGACTATGCAGATCAATTAAACATTACTCCCATTTACTTGTCTGAATGTGTAAAAAAAGCAACAGGAGTAACGGCTAAAAAAATCTTATCTAACTATATGACCTTACGCGCTAAGGCTTTGTTACAGCAAACTACCAGCTCAGTTGCCCAAATTGCGTATGAAATGGGTTTTGATGAGCCTACCAATTTTATCA from Zobellia alginiliquefaciens includes:
- a CDS encoding helix-turn-helix domain-containing protein, giving the protein MSILSNMKTYQHIVDLLKDLGVKSESIHPGFHIFKFNETSQIAADALHPHLKTFFTIDFYADNLSKRQIGTTKVEDLTNSIAFNSPLQLFSVHTSNGIPGEEGYSLLFGADFFEPKKHQYEIQHEFPYFKLNSNPAYKLSQLDLPLIKNLFDTIYEEFKKDDSHKVEIVRSYLLVLLLQIKRVVGNATEVVQLKRYQEITANFEELILKETSKYKTIADYADQLNITPIYLSECVKKATGVTAKKILSNYMTLRAKALLQQTTSSVAQIAYEMGFDEPTNFIKFFKNNEGITPAAFRKLP